In Alnus glutinosa chromosome 7, dhAlnGlut1.1, whole genome shotgun sequence, the sequence AACTTCCACTCATCAACCTATCAGCTCTAAGCACTGGTCACAAAGTCATCTTCAATTCTTCTAATTGAGACAGCATTTCATGGAGTTACTCACTTTTAATAAAGATGACTGAGATGCATCCTTTGGCATTTGTAAGATGCGTTCCTGCTTGCATTGTAGGTTGGCATATTCCAGGTGATAGGGGTTGGTCTCTCAAGTGATAGGTTTGGGAGACATGTTTACCTACAAATTTACAGAATAGGTGCTCTTAGTAATTATTCTCGAGTCCATTGAGCATCTTGTGGAAAGACTTCAACTTGGGATGTAACATTGCTTCTTAACTTGCCCCAAAGCGTTCCATCATTCTTACTAGTGTGGCCTTgagcttttgttttctttttctttggggggtgggggggacaTTTGGGGGAGTGGTATGGAAATTTTTCTGCTTGTTTAGTATGCTTGCATATTTTCTTGGGGTTACCTATGGCATTATCTTGGTGATGCTAATTAGTGAATTCATCCAGCTTTTGGTGGCCTTGAAAGTGCGTTATCCTCAACGGATTACCATACTTAGAGGAAACCATGAAAGTCGTCAGGTATACTTTTGCAATCttctttgtttcatttttctcatttttccttttgttttcagCAACAATGATGAGGCttttttataaacttctttgcttgcttataaaaaaaaaagtatgatgAGGCTTTGATCTTGATGGCTGTGCGAGTAATAATGTTTTTTCCCGTTACAAAGATTCTGTTTAGTTTGGGGTTATATGAATCTTGGTGAAAGTATCTTATCtgtaatattttgtttctcGTTTGTAGGGatcttatttaaatattggatCGTTGCTTTATTTAGTTCATATAGGTTCTATTATGTGAATACTTGGTGTTATTCAGCACATTACAATATAGGCTGCAAATTTTTTGTGATCTGTGTATATTGGTGAATGTAACAGTTTGAGGCTGTAAGCTAATTATTTCTTCGTTTTTCCCCCCCTTTGGCAGATTACTCAAGTTTACGGATTTTATGATGAATGTCTTCGAAAGTGAGTTTTCTGTACATTAGCTTGGTTTGGGTgataattgaaataatttatgttagctttcaacaagaaaataatgttttttaataCCTACAAATAATGTAAATGACATTTATATTTCAGATTGTCACCGTCAATATTAAAATATGGAGTTGAAAACTCCTTTTCCCTAAATGAAACTTGTGGTATATGGAAAATCTCAATATTAATACTGTAGTTTGGACAATCTTAATATAGAGTTTCTGAACTTGATGGGTAGACAGTGCATATCATAGCACTTACTTTTGCTGGATAGAATACTAATCTAAGCATTCCTGTTGCACAACCCAGCTGGGATTTAAAAGGATTATCAAATTGAATGGGCATGGGCTTCGAACTTGTGGATGTATTGACACCAATGTCAAGAAAGTAGGATTTTTCATGACTACTaggaagttttttgttttttgtttttgtttggaatGTTAGACATGCACCCTGCGGCTTGAACCCAAACACAAGATGATATGATATTGGTTAGCCTTTTTTGAGTTTGACTGAGTTCTTAATGGTGTATCTTTAGGTTCATTGGGGTCACATGGGTGGTTGGCGTTTTAATGTGCACTCATGcagaatttatttgtttttgctgcTCTTGCAAATCCatgatgcttttattttttatttttcctttttttccctTCCTGATGCTAATTTACAGGTATGGCAATGCTAATGTGTGGAAGATCTTTACAGACCTTTTTGACTATTTTCCATTGACTGCATTGGTTAGTAAACTTTTTCCGATTGGTGCTCACTGTTAATACTTGCAAGTAATGCAAATCTGCATACTAAAGGGATTAAAAGTGGGGAGAGATTTACCTATCAATTGAGTCCTTATTATAAGAGAGAGGAGGGGGGATTGGTGGGGCTTGGGGTGGGTTGCGAAatgaggggagggggggggggggggttgctATCCATTTTCCTCAGGTATACTATAATCATTTATGCTCAGTTTCATTATATACTGAAGGGTGAATAGTTCTCCAATATTGCTTGCCAAATAACTGGGGGAAATGATGGTAAAAGGATTTTATATGTTCATTACCAATCATTAATGATCGTGTCCTGTTCTCGTTTTTTTTAGGTTGAGTCAGAGATATTTTGTCTGCACGGTGGACTGTCACCATCAATTGAAACTCTTGATAACATAAGGAATTTTGATCGTGTTCAAGAGGTTCCTCATGAAGGACCCATGTGTGATTTGTTATGGTCTGACCCAGATGACCGATGTGGTTGGGGTATTTCACCTCGCGGTGCTGGATATACTTTTGGCCAGGTAACTTTAACTTCTTATATCCAATTGCCTCTATGTATCTATTAAAAATGAACACTCTTTTACCACCCACGAGGTGGCCTAGTGGTAAGGGCGAGCAAGGGACTGTGTGGTGAGGCGCACGGTCTCGGGTTCGATTCCCCCTGGGATAAAACTTGTGATTTAAGTGGGGAGTCGTGGCGGTGGGTTGCTGCGCTAGTTCCTTACAGGGGATTAGTCTCACCGAAGGTGGGGACACCCCtgttatcaaaaaaataaaaaataaaaaaatgaacacTCTTTGAAGCTTTAATTGTTCATCTGTAATCTCCTCTATTTTCTCTGATTTAATATGgcacattctttttttctttttaaatgaataatatAGCACATTCTTTTTTGCAGGATATATCTGATCAATTCAATCATTCAAACAACTTAAACTTGATTGCTAGAGCTCATCAATTGGTTATGGATGGATTTAACTGGGCCCATGTAATTATCACTCACAGAATATAAGATTTTACTTTTGGCTTACTTGTTTAGTATTGCGGGGtttaaatattttgatataatgtttttttttttgtttttttggttcgAGACAGGAACAAAAGGTGGTCACTATATTTAGTGCACCCAATTATTGTTATCGCTGTGGCAACATGGCCTCTATCTTGGAAGTTGATGACTGCAAGAGCCACACGTTCATCCAGGTTTCTCTCTATCTCCTTTGCCCCTCCCTTTAATTCACACATGATGCATGCAACCTATATGTTGGCGCATGAGTTTATTTTGTTCATGCATTAACTTGAATAGTTGTCTATGTTGCAGTTTGAGCCAGCTCCTAGGAGAGGAGAGCCAGATGTTACCCGCAGAACACCCGATTATTTCCTATAAAATAGCTGCCTTTGTGTGATAATGATGACCAGCTACTTCTTCTAGCAGATCATATATATTCATTACTCTGCTTTCCTACTCTTGGAGTCAGGTGCATTTGCACCTTTTGTGTGGgagatttaaaatttatgacTTGCCCACCTTCTCCGGTGGTTGCGGCAGCCCTGAAAGATGTATAATAGGAAGGTAAAATGCTCACTGATTTGTCTTACCCTTTAAACCTTTCTGGATTTCCTGTCCGAGATATTGCCTAGTTGACACAGAGTCGGCATGTATTACTTCTAGCAAAATTGTGGATAttcgttttctttctttttttcccacttGTATTTGCTGTCACATCCCATCTCTTTTGGCCGACCACAAGGGGGATGAATGGATTTATGTCTAGTGGATGGTTTGCCtcgtttctttcatttttcacaacaatATGGCCATAGTAATGGTTAGACATTTTTGCTTTTCTCGATTTAATGATCTACTAGTTTCCATGTTCCACAACTTGTTTGGAATTCTTAACTTGGAAGGGGaaaggagaaaatgaagaagctTGAAGGTTTTGGGCATGGCTTAAGCAAAAATTTCCCGCCGCCCTGTGATGGGCATTCTTCAGATGAGAAGCTTTCCATTGAGGAATCTTTTCCCATTGAATAATTTTATGTTGGATCATCCCTCCGCCTCTCCCATCTGTGGAAGTGCCACTTGCACCGACGCCTGTTCTTTAAGATCGAAAGATATAATAGTTTAATCGTTTCACCGTCTGCTACGCTACAAGGATCTCTGCAGAATATGACATGCGTCTGTGTTCCAGAAAATCCAAATGATGGGGGCCTCACggatccctttttttttctctattctttttGTGCGCAACTAATAGAACAAAACGCAAGGCACTAGGGGGATTCCTCGTCGACAAATGCCGATACTGGCATTACCCCGTCAAGGAGAGGGAGCAGAAGCCCTTTGCCCAAGGCCTCTCACATGCCCCCGGCCCATAACAACGGACTGCGGAAGAGGACGGAACCCAATTGCAGATAAATGATACATAGAAGACACTTGACTGTtcccattttaataaaaaaatactcttattattttgtttttctttttgattaatAAAAGGAGTgtactttttgattaaaaaatgatgaagaaatgtattttttttttattaaaattctttttttttttttttcttttaataaaaagattAGGAGAGGGATGGCCAAGTGTCCCCTCTTTATCATTTCTCCATGTAATAAATGACTGCCAGTTTGACTTGAAGCAACTTTGTAATTGTAAATCTGTTTCCTATAAACATGGGagtattcaaacaaaaatcaagcgtACAAACAGGGTTCTGTAAAAGCGCGTTTAAATTTCCATAACCAATTTCACACTGTAAAGCTCAGGGATAAATTGTGAGAATGGTAGAAGAGAGGTGGAAACTTCAATAGGATTTCTTTACACCCCCAGGCCCAGAGTATTATAATAAGTGAAAAATTAgacactaaaaaataaatatggcTCGCAAAATGAGCATATAGAATCTACCCCCTTACACTACCTACAACATACTAATATTTTACAAGAACGCCAAGCATTACAAGCTGAGGTGGGAGAAAAGAGATGGAACAAGATCTACCACTGACCATGCAAGGCCTGCATATTGGATGAACCTTATACCGGTATCAACATCAAATGAATCCTGTTGGGAGAAAAAGAACAGCTTTTGGGAATAACCAGACTGTTTAATCTTGTCTGATTTCTTCCCATTTCCATTTAGATTTGGGATATAGCTGGTTGATTTAATTGGGATGCCCAATGTGTTTGATACAACAGGGAGAATCCATTTCGCAAGAGCCTTGCTGCAGAACTTCACAAGAAGTATTGTGGGTATCCCAACCAGCATTCTTCCCACAAAGGCAGGGATTGTGAGTTGTGGGGTAAATATGCGTGCAACCGCTTCATGGTGAAACTGATGATACGTTTGCTGGATCCCGGCTACCTGTGCACAATTGCTATTTTAGATTATCAATgttacaagaagaaaactctttaAGTTCAGAAGAATATACAAACTTTTCATGAATTTGACATTGTAGCAGATTTCTATAAAAGAATGTGAAGTTCATACAGCAAGTGTAATAATATGATACTTTTGCCAAATAAAGGCAAGTCActgatttattattatctttttttataaCCATTTCCCCGACCAATCTTTGTTGTTCGTCTCTGTCAGAGTTATTTAACAATAACCAGCTGTTTCAGTCTTGTCCTATCCAAATACTGTAATGATATATTGAAAGAGATTGATTTAATTCCTATTGCAGCCCCATGCAATATTTTGGTCATAGCAAAAGGAAGTTGAAAGCCAAACATAGCATTAATTCGATCTTAAATGGGTGAAGATTGCTTACAATTCCGAATGCAACACCAGTAAAGGCGGTGTGGTTCTCAAAGCTTGGTGTTGGGAACTCAGGAGTTGGATAAGCAAAGAGCAACAGGAGGCTTAAAGCGGCCCAAAAGGATGTAACTGCATCAGAGATAGAGTGTGCACTAAGTGAGAATTCATTCCCAAGTTGCCGAATTTTGAATTTCAGTCAGCATCTTGTTTGAATTCTAAAATCTTCATGAAGTTAAAACCACTGCCAGACTAACATCTGTCAAACAAAACTTTCCAACAGAACTTCCATGACAAGTCATGATTCAACATTCTTCTCTATTGGATCCAATTTTGAGATAATGATTTTGATAAGACAAGTTTCCAGCATGACAAATAAAATCCCCATGTATGGCAGTTTCTCTAAGGGGTCCGCTCGCAAATAGAAACCATGACCCATTACTGTTAGATGAGAAAACTTCCTATATGTGGTAACTTCTTTCTTACTTTGTCTTAGCTCTGTTAGCAAACTTCTGCCCCTGGTCTTAGCTCTGTAAGGCTATCTTCTAATATTGTTAGCTTGGTAGTTCCTGACATGTTAATGGTATGGTGGCATACCAACCTTTCCCACACTCAGCACTTGGGGGAAacagatcctctccatttcatttgaaatggagaggatctatTTGCGCACTTGGGGGAACTCAGCCATTTTAGGAATTTGCTTGAAGCCTCTCCTGAGGCTGCTAAGCTACTTCTTACCTTAATCAAGTACTTCAAAAGCCTAGGTCCTTTTGCTTTCAGCTATACAAATTGGTAACCATTAATGTAGCAACAGAAGTATACATACCATTTTGTCCCGAGACTATGAAAATGTCGACATTTTGATTAACTATAAGCCAAAATGGAAGGATCACCAATCCAATGGCAAGGCCACCTATGACATCAACCAAGCTGTGCATGCCGAGGTATATTCTTCCTAGCAAGTAAACCAAATTTCAGTTTGGAAATATGAAGCAAGAAACTAAAAAAGCTTccaaaaactaattaaataagAACGAACTTACCCAAACCAACGAGGCCCACAAGGAAACAAACAAGGGCCAGGCCAACAAATTTCATGGAGGCATCTTCACACTGAGTATAAGACAAGACATAGTACAAAAGGTACCTGGAAACCCCCAGTGCAACAAGTTAGCCTGTAAGAGACAATAATTGAAGATGCAAAGGTAAGAGGAAAAGCTCTCAACTTTCACAAATTACAAAGCATGAACCCAACTGTTGTAAACAAATGTATGCATTTAGCATGTCATAAGCAATACTGATTGACGTGAATTCACTGCTAATATGTTGATTAGCCTAGAAAATCGTGAGGTTTACACGGATACGTGAGAATTATGAGCTTTGCTAAAGAAGCTTACACCATTGATCTTGACTCATGAGTCATGAGGCATGAATTTTAGCGACCTAGAATAAATTATGTAACACTTCGCCCGAGGCATTAGTCAAGGCTTATAACCCAATTTCCCTCTAAAAACAGAACCTATTCAGATGCCTGCAAAATTCACCTGCGCGGCTACACCGCAAAtataagaaaaacataaaatccAGTACCCAGATAAGCAAAATGTGTTAAGAGTGTGAGAAGAGGGCAATCCATATTCCTTTGCGTTATCTTCCTCGTCCTTTGTGGCAGTT encodes:
- the LOC133872716 gene encoding serine/threonine-protein phosphatase PP2A-4 catalytic subunit; translation: MGVNSLPSDSSDDLDEQIAQLMECKPLSEQQVRALCDKAKEILMEESNVQPVKSPVTICGDIHGQFHDLAELFRIGGKCPDTNYLFMGDYVDRGYYSVETVTLLVALKVRYPQRITILRGNHESRQITQVYGFYDECLRKYGNANVWKIFTDLFDYFPLTALVESEIFCLHGGLSPSIETLDNIRNFDRVQEVPHEGPMCDLLWSDPDDRCGWGISPRGAGYTFGQDISDQFNHSNNLNLIARAHQLVMDGFNWAHEQKVVTIFSAPNYCYRCGNMASILEVDDCKSHTFIQFEPAPRRGEPDVTRRTPDYFL
- the LOC133873093 gene encoding lipid phosphate phosphatase delta, which codes for MESIAVWQGATLCGIVAWIVIASYLNVTRKLRSFLQPWVAHHVITGNSLVLQIQKYHHRFLDALFSGLSCVVSVPFYTAFLPLLFWTGHGRLARQMTLLMAFCDYSGNCIKDMVSAPRPSSPPVRRITATKDEEDNAKEYGLPSSHTLNTFCLSGYLLYYVLSYTQCEDASMKFVGLALVCFLVGLVGLGRIYLGMHSLVDVIGGLAIGLVILPFWLIVNQNVDIFIVSGQNVTSFWAALSLLLLFAYPTPEFPTPSFENHTAFTGVAFGIVAGIQQTYHQFHHEAVARIFTPQLTIPAFVGRMLVGIPTILLVKFCSKALAKWILPVVSNTLGIPIKSTSYIPNLNGNGKKSDKIKQSGYSQKLFFFSQQDSFDVDTGIRFIQYAGLAWSVVDLVPSLFSHLSL